One genomic window of Ruminococcus gauvreauii includes the following:
- a CDS encoding thiamine pyrophosphate-dependent dehydrogenase E1 component subunit alpha: MLDKKTCLWIYTKMWEIRDFEETAWTLFTENKLRGSVHLYTGEEAVAAAVCSQLSDDDYIASTHRGHGHCIAKGAQLDRALAELMGKATGYCKGRSGSMHIADFSKGNLGANAIVGGGIPIAVGGGLAIKMQNRQNVSVAFFGDGASNQGTFHEAINLAAVWKLPVIFICENNQYGMTVPVWQSTSVENISDRAAGYGISGETVDGNDAAAVFDAFARAKMRALSGEGPTILECKTYRWRGHWTGDPEPYRTRKEVEDWKQNKDPIVRFRSYLLEHEIAAAEELDEIQTKAAGKMAEAVTFALNSPEPDPAHVLDDVFYEKQEV; this comes from the coding sequence ATGTTAGATAAGAAAACCTGTCTCTGGATCTACACAAAGATGTGGGAGATCCGGGATTTTGAAGAAACCGCATGGACCTTGTTCACAGAAAACAAGCTGCGGGGTTCTGTTCACCTGTATACCGGCGAAGAAGCTGTCGCAGCGGCTGTCTGCTCTCAGCTCTCAGACGATGACTATATCGCTTCCACTCACCGCGGTCACGGTCACTGCATTGCGAAGGGCGCGCAGCTTGACCGGGCTCTGGCGGAGCTCATGGGCAAGGCAACCGGTTACTGCAAGGGCCGCAGCGGCTCCATGCATATCGCCGATTTTTCCAAAGGCAACCTGGGCGCAAACGCCATTGTCGGAGGCGGAATTCCCATCGCCGTCGGCGGCGGGCTTGCCATTAAAATGCAAAACCGCCAGAACGTATCCGTCGCATTTTTCGGTGACGGCGCATCCAATCAGGGAACCTTTCACGAGGCTATCAACTTGGCAGCCGTGTGGAAACTCCCGGTTATCTTTATATGTGAAAACAATCAATACGGCATGACCGTACCGGTCTGGCAGTCCACCTCTGTCGAAAATATTTCTGACCGCGCTGCCGGATATGGAATTTCCGGTGAAACCGTGGACGGAAACGATGCTGCCGCCGTATTTGACGCGTTTGCCCGTGCAAAGATGCGCGCTTTGAGCGGAGAAGGACCCACGATCCTCGAATGTAAAACTTACCGCTGGCGCGGTCACTGGACCGGCGACCCGGAACCGTACCGTACCCGGAAGGAGGTCGAGGACTGGAAACAGAACAAAGATCCGATCGTCCGATTCCGAAGCTATCTTCTGGAGCATGAAATTGCAGCCGCAGAAGAACTGGACGAAATCCAAACCAAAGCTGCTGGCAAAATGGCGGAGGCCGTGACTTTCGCCCTGAACAGCCCTGAGCCCGATCCTGCTCATGTTCTGGACGATGTATTTTATGAAAAACAGGAGGTGTAA
- a CDS encoding MerR family transcriptional regulator, which yields MYSIGEVSKMFDLPISTLRYYDKEGLFPDIVREPSGIRRFNDKTLEALRVIECLKKSGMEIKDIKEFMKWCSMGNSTYELRKNMFVKQRESVEAEIRKLQKVLDMIKYKCWYYEQALKDNGEERVRSMTAEEMPEEVRDAYINSH from the coding sequence ATGTATAGTATCGGTGAAGTCTCAAAAATGTTTGATTTACCCATCTCTACCTTAAGATATTACGACAAGGAAGGATTATTCCCCGATATCGTGAGGGAACCTTCCGGTATCCGCAGGTTTAATGACAAGACGCTCGAAGCCCTGCGCGTCATTGAATGCCTGAAAAAATCCGGTATGGAGATCAAAGATATTAAGGAGTTTATGAAATGGTGTTCCATGGGAAACAGTACCTATGAGCTCCGGAAAAACATGTTCGTGAAACAACGGGAATCCGTCGAGGCGGAGATCCGAAAACTGCAGAAAGTGCTGGATATGATCAAATATAAATGCTGGTATTATGAGCAGGCACTGAAAGACAACGGGGAAGAGCGTGTTCGAAGTATGACGGCTGAGGAGATGCCGGAAGAAGTTCGGGATGCTTATATCAACAGCCATTAG
- a CDS encoding pyruvate carboxylase has translation MGEIRKFKRVLVANRGEIAIRVFRACHELGIRTVAVYSEEDKHSLHRSKADEAYQIGKGKAPVAAYLGIDEIIALARAKGVDAIHPGYGFLAENAEFAEACEREGIVFIGPTAGMMERLGDKIRSKLVAQSVGVPTIPGLEKAIQTEEEALKIARMCGFPVMLKAAAGGGGRGMRIVSTEEELLPQFRSARSEAAKAFGADDIFIEKYLEHPKHIEVQVLGDREGNLVHLYERDCSIQRRHQKVIEFTPSLCLTEEQRQAVCDDALKIARAVGYQSAGTVEFLVDRQGKHYFIEMNPRIQVEHTVSEMVTGIDIVQAQILVAQGYTLDSEKIGITGQGSVRSRGYAIQCRITTEDPAHEFMPDTGVIETYRSPGGPGIRIDGGNGFQGAAVTPFYDSLLAKVVVWGRTFEDTRGKAIRALRETMIKGVRTNLAFMLNVLNHPVFAAGACDTGFIAEHPELMDIGKVEDKELKIIEFLGDKYVNGTKGQKPQFNVPAFPRFRPEEMAGLRGSRQMLEEMGPEKLAGWVLRQKKLLVTDTTMRDAQQSLMATRMRTVDMEKIAPAVAVYGQDLFSLEMWGGATFDTAYRFLRESPWERLETLREKIPNILFQMLLRGANGVGYKNYPDNVVREFVRQSAASGIDVFRIFDSLNWIPGMETALDEVLKQGKVAEACICYTGDILDESREKYNLAYYVKMAKELEQRGSHILAIKDMSGLLKPMAAYRLVHALKQEVGIPVHLHTHDTSGNGVATVLMAAQAGADIVDAAFNSMSGLTSQPALNSVAAALRHSDRDTGLDLDGLQKISEYWRDVRPVYAGFESELATSTAEIYKYEIPGGQYSNLKPQVESFGLGHKFAEVKEMYRTVNEMLGDIVKVTPTSKAVGDMAIFMVQNGLTPENIYEKAAGVDFPDSVVSYFEGMMGQPKGGFPQRLQKLVLKGREPLTVRPGELLPPEDFGALRRYLQDTLGLAGTEQEVISYALYPRVFEDYVRNIREKGEFRYMGSDIFFHGLEEGETCEVKLGEGKIRMVRLQEVRAVNSEGYREAIFEVDGNRRIIRVRDRDVAVNAMNSVLYADEQNPMEIAASIPGNILKVLVKEGELIEAKQPVAVIEAMKMETNILAGAKGIVERIYVSEGQQVRTGEMIAKLK, from the coding sequence ATGGGAGAAATCAGAAAATTTAAGAGAGTATTGGTGGCAAACAGGGGCGAGATCGCCATCCGGGTTTTTCGGGCCTGTCATGAGCTCGGCATCCGGACGGTAGCAGTCTATTCAGAGGAGGACAAACACTCACTGCACCGGTCGAAGGCGGATGAGGCCTACCAGATCGGAAAAGGTAAGGCGCCGGTCGCGGCGTATCTCGGGATCGATGAGATCATCGCGCTTGCTAGGGCAAAAGGCGTGGATGCCATTCACCCCGGCTACGGTTTCCTCGCAGAAAATGCGGAGTTTGCCGAAGCCTGCGAGAGGGAGGGCATTGTGTTTATCGGGCCCACTGCCGGGATGATGGAGCGGCTGGGAGATAAGATCAGATCTAAGCTTGTGGCGCAGTCCGTGGGTGTGCCGACGATCCCGGGCTTGGAGAAGGCCATTCAGACGGAGGAAGAGGCGCTTAAGATTGCCAGGATGTGCGGCTTTCCGGTGATGCTGAAGGCAGCCGCAGGAGGGGGCGGACGCGGGATGCGGATCGTCAGCACGGAAGAGGAGCTTTTGCCGCAGTTTCGCAGCGCCAGAAGTGAGGCTGCAAAGGCCTTTGGCGCCGATGACATCTTTATCGAGAAGTACCTGGAGCATCCGAAGCACATCGAGGTACAGGTGCTGGGGGATCGGGAGGGAAATCTCGTGCATCTGTATGAGCGGGACTGCTCGATCCAGAGACGGCACCAGAAGGTCATCGAATTCACGCCATCGCTGTGTCTTACAGAGGAACAGCGGCAGGCGGTCTGCGATGATGCGCTGAAGATCGCCAGGGCGGTCGGCTATCAGAGCGCCGGGACGGTGGAATTCCTGGTGGACAGACAGGGAAAGCACTACTTTATCGAGATGAACCCGCGGATACAGGTCGAGCATACCGTCTCGGAGATGGTGACGGGGATCGATATCGTGCAGGCGCAGATTCTGGTCGCACAGGGTTACACGCTGGATTCAGAAAAGATAGGGATCACAGGACAGGGATCCGTCAGGAGCCGGGGGTATGCCATACAGTGCCGGATCACGACGGAGGATCCCGCTCATGAGTTTATGCCGGATACAGGCGTGATCGAAACGTACCGAAGTCCCGGCGGACCGGGGATACGGATCGACGGGGGCAACGGCTTTCAGGGCGCCGCCGTCACTCCCTTTTATGACAGTCTGCTCGCCAAGGTGGTCGTGTGGGGAAGGACTTTCGAGGATACGAGAGGCAAGGCGATCCGGGCACTGCGGGAGACGATGATCAAAGGGGTCAGGACAAATCTGGCGTTTATGCTGAATGTATTGAACCATCCGGTTTTTGCCGCAGGAGCGTGTGACACTGGATTTATCGCAGAACACCCGGAGCTGATGGATATCGGTAAAGTGGAGGATAAGGAACTGAAGATCATCGAATTTCTGGGAGATAAGTATGTCAATGGGACGAAGGGGCAGAAACCGCAGTTTAACGTCCCGGCCTTCCCGAGATTTCGTCCGGAGGAAATGGCGGGGCTTCGGGGAAGCCGGCAGATGCTGGAGGAGATGGGGCCGGAGAAACTGGCCGGGTGGGTGCTGCGGCAGAAGAAGCTGCTGGTCACGGATACCACCATGCGGGACGCCCAGCAGTCGCTGATGGCCACCAGGATGCGTACTGTCGATATGGAGAAGATTGCGCCGGCGGTCGCTGTCTATGGACAGGATCTGTTCTCACTGGAGATGTGGGGCGGAGCCACTTTTGACACCGCATACCGGTTCCTGCGGGAGTCTCCCTGGGAGCGGCTGGAAACACTGAGAGAAAAAATACCGAACATACTGTTCCAGATGCTGCTGCGCGGTGCGAACGGAGTCGGTTATAAGAATTACCCGGATAACGTGGTCCGTGAATTTGTACGGCAGTCGGCGGCCTCAGGCATCGATGTGTTCCGCATCTTTGATTCCCTGAACTGGATCCCGGGTATGGAAACGGCACTGGATGAAGTACTGAAACAGGGGAAGGTCGCAGAGGCCTGCATCTGCTACACCGGTGATATCCTGGACGAGTCACGGGAGAAGTACAACCTTGCATATTATGTAAAGATGGCGAAGGAGCTGGAGCAAAGGGGCAGTCATATTCTGGCAATCAAGGATATGTCCGGTCTGCTGAAGCCCATGGCGGCATACCGGCTGGTACACGCGTTAAAACAGGAAGTGGGGATTCCTGTTCATCTGCATACGCATGATACCTCAGGGAACGGCGTTGCCACGGTCCTGATGGCGGCACAGGCGGGGGCAGATATCGTGGATGCCGCGTTTAACTCCATGAGCGGGCTCACTTCTCAGCCGGCACTCAACTCGGTTGCAGCCGCGCTCCGGCACAGCGACAGGGATACCGGGCTTGACCTGGACGGACTGCAGAAGATCTCGGAATACTGGAGGGATGTGCGGCCGGTCTATGCCGGATTCGAATCAGAACTTGCCACATCTACCGCTGAGATTTATAAATATGAAATACCGGGTGGACAGTACTCGAACCTGAAACCGCAGGTGGAAAGCTTCGGGCTGGGGCATAAGTTTGCGGAAGTCAAGGAGATGTACCGGACCGTCAACGAGATGCTTGGCGATATTGTCAAGGTGACGCCGACCTCCAAGGCGGTGGGTGACATGGCGATCTTCATGGTCCAAAACGGTCTCACACCGGAAAATATTTATGAAAAAGCCGCCGGCGTCGATTTTCCGGATTCCGTCGTCTCCTACTTCGAGGGGATGATGGGGCAGCCGAAGGGCGGATTTCCGCAGAGACTTCAAAAGCTGGTGCTGAAAGGCAGGGAGCCGCTGACCGTGAGGCCGGGAGAACTTCTGCCGCCGGAGGATTTTGGTGCACTGCGGCGTTATCTGCAGGATACACTGGGGCTTGCGGGGACGGAGCAGGAAGTCATCAGCTATGCGCTGTATCCCAGGGTATTTGAAGACTATGTGAGGAACATACGGGAGAAAGGTGAATTCCGGTATATGGGATCGGATATCTTCTTCCACGGTCTGGAGGAAGGTGAGACATGTGAGGTCAAGCTGGGAGAAGGAAAGATCCGGATGGTCCGGCTGCAGGAGGTGCGTGCGGTGAACAGCGAGGGTTACCGGGAAGCGATCTTCGAAGTCGACGGCAACCGGAGGATCATTCGTGTCAGGGACAGGGATGTGGCGGTAAATGCGATGAATTCCGTGCTGTATGCCGATGAGCAGAACCCGATGGAGATCGCCGCGAGCATACCGGGAAATATATTGAAGGTACTGGTAAAAGAGGGAGAGCTGATCGAGGCGAAGCAGCCGGTCGCAGTGATCGAGGCCATGAAGATGGAGACAAATATTCTGGCAGGTGCAAAGGGCATTGTGGAGCGGATTTATGTCTCGGAGGGACAGCAGGTCAGGACAGGGGAGATGATCGCGAAGCTGAAGTAA
- a CDS encoding helix-turn-helix domain-containing protein, giving the protein MNYLKRIRELREDNDYTQAYIGSFLNIGQRTYSDYESGKTRIPLDAMIRLAKLYNVDMNYICCISDCKNPFPKI; this is encoded by the coding sequence ATGAATTACTTGAAGAGGATTCGTGAACTAAGAGAAGATAATGATTATACGCAGGCATACATTGGCAGCTTCCTCAATATAGGTCAGCGAACCTACAGTGATTATGAGTCGGGTAAAACCCGTATCCCATTGGATGCCATGATCAGGCTTGCCAAACTATACAATGTGGATATGAATTATATCTGCTGTATTTCCGACTGTAAAAATCCCTTTCCGAAGATATAA
- a CDS encoding lipoate--protein ligase — translation MIRQAKYFVSDGTEPCRNLAIEEYLLHMTEEGSCILYLWRNRHTVVIGRNQNCWKECKLDLLEEEGGTFVRRCSGGGAVYHDLGNLNFTFLTTKSDYHLEKQMQVVLEAVNSFGLHARAEGRNDLVINGRKFSGNAFVEEHDRCCHHGTIMVQVDLERLSRYLKVSLKKIQSKGIDSVKARVVNLTDLNSQITVDSLQAALLEAFGRVYGLTPLRIEELDEAEIQKISQKYQSDQWKYNRFDEIGCAMEERYLWGGITLEYLIHDAVITECRAYSDAMDADFIPRIQNALTGCEFRKEAMIFRVVNIDTETEGRQRMKDDVIKMIRKNM, via the coding sequence ATGATAAGACAGGCAAAATACTTTGTGTCGGATGGAACGGAGCCCTGCCGGAATCTGGCGATCGAGGAATATCTCTTACATATGACAGAGGAGGGGAGCTGCATTCTGTATTTATGGAGAAACCGGCATACGGTTGTGATCGGGCGGAATCAGAATTGCTGGAAAGAATGTAAGCTGGATCTGCTGGAGGAAGAAGGAGGTACGTTCGTGAGGCGGTGCTCAGGCGGCGGGGCTGTATATCACGATCTGGGAAATCTGAATTTCACATTTCTGACCACAAAATCCGATTATCATCTGGAGAAGCAGATGCAGGTAGTGCTGGAGGCGGTAAATTCTTTTGGACTCCATGCCAGGGCAGAGGGCAGAAATGATCTCGTGATCAATGGCCGGAAATTCTCTGGAAATGCCTTCGTGGAAGAGCATGACAGATGCTGTCACCACGGAACAATTATGGTGCAGGTGGATCTGGAACGTCTGTCCCGCTATTTGAAGGTATCGCTTAAAAAGATACAGTCGAAAGGGATTGACTCGGTGAAGGCCCGGGTGGTGAATCTCACAGATTTAAATTCACAGATTACGGTCGATTCTCTGCAAGCCGCCCTTCTGGAGGCATTTGGCAGGGTGTATGGCCTGACACCCCTTCGGATAGAGGAACTGGACGAGGCGGAAATTCAGAAGATATCGCAGAAGTATCAGTCTGATCAATGGAAATATAACAGATTTGATGAGATTGGCTGTGCAATGGAAGAACGTTATTTGTGGGGGGGGATCACGCTGGAATATCTGATACACGACGCAGTCATCACGGAGTGCCGGGCGTACTCGGACGCCATGGATGCCGACTTTATTCCACGGATACAGAATGCGCTGACCGGATGTGAATTCAGAAAGGAGGCGATGATTTTCCGTGTCGTAAATATTGATACGGAAACCGAGGGACGTCAGAGAATGAAGGATGATGTGATTAAGATGATCAGAAAAAACATGTAG
- a CDS encoding DUF362 domain-containing protein, with product MKKAKVYFTEKITPEAVIRMYQMLGKELPGKVAVKVHSGEKGNQNYLRPAFLKPMVEAVNGTVVECNTAYEGERNSTGKHIKLIQAHGWNQYFHVDLMDAEGPDLVLNIPNGKILKENYVGKNIANYDSMLVLSHFKGHPAGGYGGALKQLSIGCASSEGKSLIHSGGYTNDQNIVWDHMAEQDVFCEAMADTAGSVLEYFRGNTAFVNMMCNLSVDCDCCAVAEDPCMKDIGILSSLDPVALDQACMDLIYRSEDPGRDHFLQRVESMHGTHTIDAAVKLGYGTKEYELINVN from the coding sequence ATGAAAAAGGCAAAAGTATATTTTACAGAAAAAATCACACCGGAAGCGGTCATCCGGATGTATCAGATGCTGGGAAAGGAACTTCCGGGAAAGGTTGCGGTAAAGGTTCACTCCGGAGAAAAGGGGAATCAGAATTATCTGCGGCCGGCATTTTTGAAGCCGATGGTCGAGGCGGTTAATGGAACCGTCGTGGAGTGTAACACGGCATACGAGGGTGAACGGAATTCCACCGGGAAGCATATCAAGCTGATTCAGGCTCATGGATGGAACCAGTATTTTCATGTTGATCTGATGGATGCCGAGGGACCGGACCTGGTCCTGAATATTCCGAATGGGAAAATATTAAAAGAAAACTATGTGGGAAAAAATATTGCGAATTACGATTCCATGCTGGTGCTGTCCCATTTCAAGGGACATCCGGCGGGCGGCTATGGCGGAGCGCTCAAACAGCTCTCCATCGGATGCGCATCCAGCGAGGGTAAATCGCTGATCCATTCCGGAGGATATACGAATGATCAGAACATTGTGTGGGATCATATGGCAGAGCAGGATGTTTTCTGTGAAGCCATGGCGGATACAGCCGGAAGTGTTCTGGAGTATTTCAGAGGCAATACGGCATTTGTCAATATGATGTGCAATCTGTCCGTGGACTGTGACTGCTGTGCGGTGGCAGAAGATCCATGTATGAAAGATATTGGTATTCTGTCGTCGCTCGATCCGGTAGCGCTTGATCAGGCGTGCATGGACCTGATCTATCGGTCGGAAGATCCGGGAAGGGACCATTTTCTGCAGAGGGTAGAATCCATGCATGGCACCCATACGATTGATGCCGCGGTGAAGCTTGGGTATGGGACGAAAGAGTATGAACTGATAAATGTGAATTAA
- a CDS encoding aldo/keto reductase, with amino-acid sequence MEYREIGKTGKKSSIIGLGCENLDGKPYQQVKETIDAALENNINLFDVFMPGNEVRENIARALGERRSEVMIQGHIGSTDIKQQYDISRDLPNVKKYFENLLRIFGYIDFGMMFFIDSEEDYQGVFDTGFADYVQKLKQQGDIRHIGFSSHNPVMATRVIKTGVPEMMMFSINLAFDLYPAQTNALDELHQGLDKNAFCGFDPTRAALYALCEKMNIGVTAMKTLGGGKLISAEHTPFDQPLTVAQCMEYTLTRPAVASAMIGCQSREEVLDTVRYLDLSERERDYTHVMNTLRNDFKGNCVYCSHCQPCPAKIDIATVNKYLDIARLDPDNIPPSIRSHYSNLTYSGRDCIGCGNCEARCPFAVPVIKNMADATEIFT; translated from the coding sequence ATGGAGTATAGAGAAATAGGAAAAACCGGAAAAAAGAGCAGCATCATAGGATTGGGCTGCGAAAATCTGGACGGAAAACCTTATCAACAGGTCAAAGAGACGATCGATGCCGCGCTGGAGAACAACATCAATCTGTTTGATGTATTTATGCCCGGCAATGAGGTGCGTGAAAATATAGCCAGAGCTTTGGGTGAACGCCGCAGCGAAGTGATGATACAGGGCCATATTGGATCTACTGATATCAAACAGCAGTATGATATCAGCCGTGATTTACCCAATGTGAAAAAATATTTTGAGAACCTGCTCCGTATCTTCGGATATATTGACTTTGGAATGATGTTCTTCATTGACTCAGAGGAAGATTATCAGGGCGTATTCGACACAGGATTTGCCGACTATGTACAAAAGCTGAAACAGCAGGGAGATATCAGGCATATTGGTTTCAGCTCTCATAATCCCGTTATGGCAACGCGCGTGATCAAAACCGGCGTGCCGGAGATGATGATGTTCAGCATCAACCTGGCATTCGACCTCTATCCGGCACAGACAAACGCGTTAGACGAGCTGCACCAGGGATTGGATAAAAATGCCTTCTGTGGATTTGATCCCACGCGGGCCGCTCTGTATGCGCTGTGTGAGAAGATGAATATCGGCGTCACTGCAATGAAGACTCTGGGCGGAGGCAAGCTGATCTCTGCCGAACATACTCCCTTTGACCAGCCTCTCACAGTGGCACAGTGCATGGAGTATACCCTGACGCGACCGGCTGTAGCCAGCGCGATGATCGGCTGCCAGTCGCGGGAAGAGGTACTCGATACCGTGCGGTATCTGGACTTAAGCGAACGCGAACGTGATTACACTCACGTGATGAACACTCTGCGCAATGACTTCAAAGGGAATTGTGTCTACTGCAGCCATTGCCAGCCCTGCCCCGCCAAAATTGACATTGCCACAGTAAACAAATATCTGGATATCGCCCGCCTTGACCCGGACAACATTCCACCGTCCATCCGCTCTCACTATTCGAATCTCACTTACAGCGGCAGAGACTGCATCGGATGCGGGAACTGTGAGGCGCGCTGTCCGTTCGCTGTTCCTGTCATAAAAAACATGGCTGATGCAACAGAGATTTTTACTTAG
- a CDS encoding GntR family transcriptional regulator — protein MQNKREIQEQTLKSQRLVFREEVRNIIRDAIFEGTLKPGDRIKETYWANEIGVSQGPVREAIRDLEAMGLVETVPFKGSRVKVMTKKEIRDNYGVRICLESKSMSDVIDTLSDQALSDLVNQLKHMLEEMDRYAKAGDLRGFTDCDTNFHQMIIQATGNEVLLKLWEQCNMRNWFMVSALMDPDSLQKLKEEHQKILSSIEKRDAAGVKDRMEGHLTNLMEEYIYRQSEHGE, from the coding sequence TTGCAGAATAAAAGAGAAATCCAGGAACAAACTTTGAAATCCCAGAGACTGGTCTTCCGCGAAGAGGTGCGCAATATCATAAGAGATGCAATCTTCGAGGGGACATTAAAACCGGGAGACAGAATTAAGGAGACATACTGGGCGAATGAAATCGGTGTCTCCCAGGGACCGGTGCGTGAGGCCATCCGGGATCTGGAAGCAATGGGACTGGTAGAGACCGTGCCGTTCAAGGGGTCCAGGGTAAAAGTCATGACGAAAAAGGAGATACGGGACAATTACGGTGTGCGGATCTGCCTGGAGTCAAAAAGTATGAGCGATGTGATCGATACTCTGTCGGATCAGGCGCTGTCAGATCTCGTAAATCAGTTAAAGCATATGCTTGAGGAGATGGACAGGTATGCGAAAGCCGGGGATCTGCGGGGATTTACGGATTGTGATACCAATTTTCATCAGATGATCATTCAGGCTACGGGGAATGAGGTCCTTCTGAAATTATGGGAGCAGTGCAATATGCGGAACTGGTTCATGGTCTCGGCGCTCATGGATCCGGACAGCCTGCAGAAGCTGAAAGAGGAACATCAGAAGATTCTTTCTTCCATAGAGAAACGGGATGCCGCCGGTGTCAAGGACCGGATGGAGGGTCATCTGACCAACCTGATGGAAGAATATATTTACAGGCAAAGTGAACACGGCGAATAA